The sequence ATAGATTTACAAGTTCGGCTATTGCTCTCAAGACTCACCTCTTAATGATACAGATTTTTTGTAAGCACTATACACCGCTTCCATCAAAGCAGTCCTAAATTGTTTTTTCTCTAATGTCATCAATGCTTCAGCCGTAGTTCCTCCAGGAGAAGTAACCATTGTTTTTAATTCCACAGCAGATATATTTTGATCTGACATCAACTTTGAAGTGCCCGAAACGGTTTGCAAGGCAAGCTTTTCAGCCATATCCCTAGTCATTCCTAATGCCACTGCGGCATCTATTAGACTTTCAATAAATAAAGCGACATATGCAGGGCCACTCCCACTTAAGGCAGTACCAATATCAATTAATTTTTCATCCATAACTTCAATTTCTAAACCTAATGAGGAAAGAATATTTTTTGCGAACAATTTATCATCTATACTTACTTCTTCGGAAGAAAGCCACACACTAGCCCCTTGCCCAATTTGAGCAGGTGTATTTGGCATAACACGAATTACTTTCTTATGATCAAATTGATCTATTAATTTATCTATTGATATCCCTGCAAGAATAGAAATTAAAAGTTGCTGTGGATTTAAAGATCCTTTTAATTCTTCTCCCACATTAAGTAAATTTTGCGGTTTTACACATAAAATAATTACATCAGATTTTTCTATCAATTCGGTGTTGTTACTAGTTATATTTATTTTGTATTTATCTTTCAAAAAATTTCTACGCGATTCAACTAATTCAGAGATAAGAAAGTCTGAAGCAGTAATAGTTTTTTGATTAAGCACTCCTCGAATTATGGCTTCAGCCATAATTCCTCCGCCTATGAAACCGATTGTCATTCAATTCACATCCTTATTTTTTATATTAGGAAGATTGTATATTATAGTACTTCTGGGTATGATAAAGCAAAAATTTAGCGTAGGAATAATTAGTATGTTGAAAAAACAATTTATATTTTTAATTATCAGTGTTGGATTAATAAGTATTGCTTGTAACAACAGCGTGGATTTTGGTTCAGAAGAAGCAGGATCAGACTCTATTTCTGTACCATTACCTTCAACAGAGACTACATCTCAAAATGACATGACTAAAGATCTAAGCATTTTGAATACTCAACAAGTTGCTACTGGAATTAATGTGATCGGGAAAGGTATAGCTGATGCAAATCCAGATATTGCTATAATAAATTTCAGCGTACTTTCGATTAAAGATACAGCTTCAGAGTCAAGAAATACCGCTGCAAAAGCATTACAAAATATAATTGATGAATTGATAGCTAAGGATATATCCAAAGAAAATATAACGACCAATTATTTTAGAATTGGCCCCGAAAAAGAATGGAATGATAAAAAAAGAAAAATGGAACTTATAGGGTTCAAAACAACCAATTCAGTTAACGTAAAAATATATGAATTAGATAAGGTTGGAGAAATAATTGATGTAATTATCATGAATAGTGACGAATTAATTGACTTCGAATCAATTACATTTGATCTAGAAGACAAAACAAGTATTATAAAATCAGCTAGAGAAATTGCAGTAAAAAATGCTATGGAAAAAGCTCAAGAAATAGCCAGTACCGCTAATATTAAATTGGGTAATCCAAAATATATAAATGAAATATCATCTCCTAACGCTTTTGAATCAGTATCAGATATGCCAATGATGGCTATGGCTAGAGCAGAATCATTTATTGAAACTCCAATTATGTCTGGAGATATCTCTGTATCAGTACAAGTTCAAATGCATTTTGATATCAATGATAATTAACGATAACTTCATGAAAGTATTTGAATAAGAAAATATGTATAATATTTGATAATACGTAATTAATATTCAAATGAGGATAAAGATGGTACTTAGTGATGTAACAATTAAAGAACAAATTGAAAAAGGGAATATTGTTATAGATCCTTTGGATCCAAATGATATACAACCTGCTTCTGTTGACGTACATTTAGACAATAAAGTCCTAGTTTTTCGTAATTCAAGACGGCCTTATATTGATGTCAGGGAAGACCTAGAAGGATTAATGGATTTAGAAACCATTGAGGACGAAACCCCTTTTATTCTACACCCAGGAGAATTCATTCTTGGAAGCACCTTAGAAAATATTGAAATACCGGCAAACCTAGTAGCTAGACTGGAAGGCAAAAGTTCTTTAGGTAGAATAGGTCTATTAATACATTCAACTGCAGGTTATGTTGACCCAGGATGGAAAGGTAATTTAACATTGGAATTAAGCAATGTTTCTAATTTACCTATAACTCTTTACTACAAAATGAAAATTGGCCAATTGTCATTTTTACAACTAACAACACCAGCAACAAGGCTATATGGTTCTTCTGAATTAGGTAGTAAATACCAAGGTCAAAAACTTCCTACTGCAAGTAAATTACATAAAGATTTCCCATCAAAATAAGTTATGGATTTTTTAGAATTAGCTTTAGATCAGGCCAAATTAGCAGTTGGGTTATGTTACCCAAACCCTGCAGTAGGAGCTGTCGTTGTTAAAAATAACGTAATAATTGGCTCAGGTTATACCCAAAAACCAGGACAAAGCCATGCTGAAATTATGGCACTAGAAAATTTACAGGAGGCAAGTAATGGTGCGACTTTGTATGTCACGTTAGAACCTTGCTCACATACAGGGAAAACACCACCCTGTGTTGATAAAATCATCTCATCAGGAATCACGAAAGTGGTTTATGGAATTGAAGATCCTAATCCAAAAGTTTCTAGTTATGGTATTAAAAAACTTCAAGATGCTAATATTACAGTAGAAAAAAGCAAAAATACAGATTTAATAAAGAAATTTTATGAAGCTTATATCCACTACCACAAAAAACAAAAGCCTTTTATATCCGCTAAATTTGCCGCAAGTTTAGATGGGAAAATTGCCACTGCTTCTGGCGAATCAAAATGGATAACAAATGAATTTTCAAGAAATAAAGTACACGAGATACGATCTGCAAGTGATGTAATCATTGTTGGTATAAATACTATTCTAAAAGACAACCCATTATTAACTGCACGCAAAAAAGATGGAAATGAATACGAATACCAACCTTTGAAGGTGGTTATTGATAGTAATTGCAATATTCCCATCGAATCAAATGTAATGAATAATCCCACTAATACTCTTATTGCATACAACCAAATTACTGAAGATAAAAAGAATTATTTTGAGCAAAAAGGTATTCAGTTTATTAAGTTACCCAAAGAAAACAAAGTAGATATAAATGAGCTTATTAATTTTCTGTATAGTAAACAAAAATATCAAATATTAATCGAGGGTGGTAGTGAAATATTAGGATCTTTTTTCAATCTCCATTTAATAGATAAAGTATATGCTTTTATTGCACCAATACTTATAGGTGGACAAAATACACCATCTGCAATAGGAGGTTTAGGCGCAGAAACTATGTCTGATATAATTAAGCTCAAAAACACTAAAATAGAGAAATATGATTCAGATTTATTACTAACCGGATACCCCAATAGGTAAAATTTATGTTCACTGGAATAGTAGAAGAAGTAGGAAAAGTATTAAATATTACAGATGATACCTTGGCTTTTAGCGCATCGAAAACAATTGAAGATGCAATAGTTGGTAGCAGTATATGTGTAAACGGAGTTTGTTTGACTTTGATTTCACTTGATAAAAATTCAGGTACAGTAAATATAGGACCGGAAACAAAAAAATTATCTAACATAGGTGAATTAACATTAAATAACTTAGTAAACCTTGAACGACCACTTTCTCCTCAAGATAGATTTGGAGGACATATTGTTCAAGGCCATATTGAAGGAACGTGCACGATTGTAAATATTATAAAAAACGATATCTCTTATGAAATTGATTTAAAATCACAAGAATATCTCAATCGATACATCGTTAAAAAGTGCTTTATAACTTTAGATGGTATAAGCCTCACAGTTAATGAAATCATCAATAACACATTTAGAGTTTCTATAATTCCACATACCTGGGAAAATACGAACTTACAAAACAGAAAAATAGGAGATCGTATTAATGTTGAAACTGATATAATTGCCCGTTATATAGAAAGATTTTTAGAAAAATAAAAACTAGCAAAGTAATATCAACTGGTCTATAATGATCAAACTATAATTATCCATGTGCAGGAGAAATATATGCCTCTTAGTGATATAGAAGACGTTATTAAAGATATTCAAAATGGCAAGATGGTCATCATAGTTGATGATGAAGATCGAGAAAATGAAGGAGATTTGGCTATTGCTGCTGAATTTATTACCCCTGAAGTTATTACATTTATGGCTTCATATGGTAGAGGTTTAATTTGTATGCCAATTATAGGCCAAAGACTTGAGCATTTGGATATTCCTTTAATGGTACCAGAAAATACCGCTAGATTAGGTACAGCATTTACTGTATCAATTGACACAAAAACTGATGGTGCAACTACTGGTATATCTGCATATGACCGATCAGCAACAGTAAAAGCAGTGTTAAACCCTACGACAAGACCTGAAGATCTACAAAAACCGGGACATATATTTCCTTTAAGGTATGCTGAAGGTGGTGTACTAGTTCGTGCCGGACAAACAGAAGGGTCAGTAGATTTGGCAAAATTAGCTGGATTATATCCCGCAGCAGTAATATGTGAAGTAATGAATGAAGATGGCACAATGGCCCGTATGTCAGAATTAGAAAAATTATCAGAAGAATTTGACATTAAAATTATAAGTGTAGAACAAATAATTGAATACAGGCACCAAAAAGACAAAATGATTGTGAAAGTTGCTGAAACTAAACTTCCAACAAAATATGGAGAGTTTACTTCTGTGGCTTTTCGTAGTCTTACTGATTCTGACGAGCATGTAGCATTAGTAAAAGGTGATTTAGGATCTTCTGATCAAATTCCATTGGTCAGAGTTCATAGCCAATGTTTAACCGGAGATACATTTAAAAGTTTACGATGCGATTGTGGTGAACAAATGGAAAAATCTCTCGAATTAATTGCGAACTCTGAATGCGGTGTATTTTTGTATATGAGACAAGAAGGAAGAGGCATAGGTTTGCATAACAAATTAAAAGCGTACGAATTGCAGGATCAAGGTATGGATACTGTAGATGCAAACACAAAACTTGGATTCCCGCCTGATTTGCGTTGGTATGGTATAGGAGCACAAATTCTTTCATCCCTTGGAATTACAAAAATGAAATTGCTAACAAACAATCCAAAAAAAATTGTAGGATTGAACAGCTACGGTATAGATATTGTAGAACAAGTACCAATTGTTATAGAAGCTAATTCTGTCAATAAACAATATCTAGATACAAAACGAGACAGACTAGGTCATTCAATTTAACATATACCTTAGTAAAAAATAATATGAATGAACAAAATAATGTACAAGAAATACGTGGAACTCTTGACGCTTCTGGTTTAACAATTGCAATAGTAGTGTCTGAATTTAATGGCAATATTACATTACCATTATTAGAAGGCGCAATAGATTGCTTGAAACATAATGAGATATTGAAGAACAACATAATTGTTACATATGTTTCAGGTGCATTTGAAATTCCAGTAATAGCAAAAAAAATCGCCACGTCAATCAAACCTGATGCGATTATTTGTATTGGATGTGTTATAAAACATGAAACAGATCATTACTTTCATGTCGCAAATCAAGCTGCAACGGGTATAGCAGAATGTGCTTTATCTACAGGTATCCCTACAATCTTTGGGGTACTTACTACATTAACAGAAGAGCAAGCAGTAGAAAGATCAAAACCTGGAAAACAAAATAAAGGATACGAATCTGCTGAAGCTGCAATCAAGGCCGCTAATCTTATTAAACAATTATAAAATTTTATACCTAAATTCGGAGGACTAAAATGGATAAATTTTTAGATAATATGACATCTTATGCACAAGATTTAAAATTTGAAGATATTCCACAAGATGTTGTGGAACGTGCTAAACACTTTATCTTAGATGCTGTAGGTTGTGCTTTAGGAGCAAGTAAAAGCCCTCCGGCTATTATTGCCCAAGCATCAGCAAAAGAAATTTCTTCATCTACTCCTTCAAAGGTATTAGGATCTGCTGAACCGACTTCTCCAGACCTTGCAGCTTTTGTAAATGGAGCAATGATAAGGTATCTTGATTACAATGATACCTACACAGGATATACCACCTGTCACCCAAGTGATATGGTAGGACCTGCACTTGCTGCAGCAAGTGCAAAACCTGATGGTAACGGAAAAGATGTTATTTTAGGTACAGTATTAGGTTATGAAATATTGTGTGGTCTTACCGACACGCCTATTTTTGAAGGATCTA is a genomic window of SAR202 cluster bacterium containing:
- the proC gene encoding pyrroline-5-carboxylate reductase — its product is MTIGFIGGGIMAEAIIRGVLNQKTITASDFLISELVESRRNFLKDKYKINITSNNTELIEKSDVIILCVKPQNLLNVGEELKGSLNPQQLLISILAGISIDKLIDQFDHKKVIRVMPNTPAQIGQGASVWLSSEEVSIDDKLFAKNILSSLGLEIEVMDEKLIDIGTALSGSGPAYVALFIESLIDAAVALGMTRDMAEKLALQTVSGTSKLMSDQNISAVELKTMVTSPGGTTAEALMTLEKKQFRTALMEAVYSAYKKSVSLRGES
- a CDS encoding DUF541 domain-containing protein, translated to MASAIIPPPMKPIVIQFTSLFFILGRLYIIVLLGMIKQKFSVGIISMLKKQFIFLIISVGLISIACNNSVDFGSEEAGSDSISVPLPSTETTSQNDMTKDLSILNTQQVATGINVIGKGIADANPDIAIINFSVLSIKDTASESRNTAAKALQNIIDELIAKDISKENITTNYFRIGPEKEWNDKKRKMELIGFKTTNSVNVKIYELDKVGEIIDVIIMNSDELIDFESITFDLEDKTSIIKSAREIAVKNAMEKAQEIASTANIKLGNPKYINEISSPNAFESVSDMPMMAMARAESFIETPIMSGDISVSVQVQMHFDINDN
- a CDS encoding dCTP deaminase, with the translated sequence MVLSDVTIKEQIEKGNIVIDPLDPNDIQPASVDVHLDNKVLVFRNSRRPYIDVREDLEGLMDLETIEDETPFILHPGEFILGSTLENIEIPANLVARLEGKSSLGRIGLLIHSTAGYVDPGWKGNLTLELSNVSNLPITLYYKMKIGQLSFLQLTTPATRLYGSSELGSKYQGQKLPTASKLHKDFPSK
- the ribD gene encoding bifunctional diaminohydroxyphosphoribosylaminopyrimidine deaminase/5-amino-6-(5-phosphoribosylamino)uracil reductase RibD; translation: MDFLELALDQAKLAVGLCYPNPAVGAVVVKNNVIIGSGYTQKPGQSHAEIMALENLQEASNGATLYVTLEPCSHTGKTPPCVDKIISSGITKVVYGIEDPNPKVSSYGIKKLQDANITVEKSKNTDLIKKFYEAYIHYHKKQKPFISAKFAASLDGKIATASGESKWITNEFSRNKVHEIRSASDVIIVGINTILKDNPLLTARKKDGNEYEYQPLKVVIDSNCNIPIESNVMNNPTNTLIAYNQITEDKKNYFEQKGIQFIKLPKENKVDINELINFLYSKQKYQILIEGGSEILGSFFNLHLIDKVYAFIAPILIGGQNTPSAIGGLGAETMSDIIKLKNTKIEKYDSDLLLTGYPNR
- a CDS encoding riboflavin synthase → MFTGIVEEVGKVLNITDDTLAFSASKTIEDAIVGSSICVNGVCLTLISLDKNSGTVNIGPETKKLSNIGELTLNNLVNLERPLSPQDRFGGHIVQGHIEGTCTIVNIIKNDISYEIDLKSQEYLNRYIVKKCFITLDGISLTVNEIINNTFRVSIIPHTWENTNLQNRKIGDRINVETDIIARYIERFLEK
- a CDS encoding bifunctional 3,4-dihydroxy-2-butanone-4-phosphate synthase/GTP cyclohydrolase II encodes the protein MPLSDIEDVIKDIQNGKMVIIVDDEDRENEGDLAIAAEFITPEVITFMASYGRGLICMPIIGQRLEHLDIPLMVPENTARLGTAFTVSIDTKTDGATTGISAYDRSATVKAVLNPTTRPEDLQKPGHIFPLRYAEGGVLVRAGQTEGSVDLAKLAGLYPAAVICEVMNEDGTMARMSELEKLSEEFDIKIISVEQIIEYRHQKDKMIVKVAETKLPTKYGEFTSVAFRSLTDSDEHVALVKGDLGSSDQIPLVRVHSQCLTGDTFKSLRCDCGEQMEKSLELIANSECGVFLYMRQEGRGIGLHNKLKAYELQDQGMDTVDANTKLGFPPDLRWYGIGAQILSSLGITKMKLLTNNPKKIVGLNSYGIDIVEQVPIVIEANSVNKQYLDTKRDRLGHSI
- a CDS encoding 6,7-dimethyl-8-ribityllumazine synthase — its product is MNEQNNVQEIRGTLDASGLTIAIVVSEFNGNITLPLLEGAIDCLKHNEILKNNIIVTYVSGAFEIPVIAKKIATSIKPDAIICIGCVIKHETDHYFHVANQAATGIAECALSTGIPTIFGVLTTLTEEQAVERSKPGKQNKGYESAEAAIKAANLIKQL